A genomic stretch from uncultured Pseudodesulfovibrio sp. includes:
- a CDS encoding pentapeptide repeat-containing protein translates to MANPAHLAQLEKDIETWQKWRKKNPESVFTECKREKFVGADFARANLEGVNLEGVNLEGANLEGANLEGANLEWANLEGANLERANLEGASLVGTDLKRANLIGANLKKADLKRANLIGAHLMGAKLDKANIQTAFLIKANLETADLEAADLKGASLQKANLRGANLKAAILFRTNLRGTNLNRANLQGTNFREAELMTAHLVKANLEKANLERADFQGANLQGADLRKAVLAKTIFSSAQDLERLCFPLSSEQLAGCMFKEEANFYDRFEKEESLAPQRVGEYPIPRMVVHYTDKTPWTPYEMVLFFGAIHDIYNKIMYLLTTEDKDQETLVKNLLNPTRTRPLPQNNLAVTNVDYGSMTTEFVNAYTLLKDYVPGTVKATTALFLTSYAVKVITQAIIKIAAAIKSTNEARASKYAQAQAKANLRKTEVEIRNAELEGDLLNQKVMSNNLKASAVALSEEQNLLATVRAEHAKEELVHNSNGYKTMVKYVTEHASNPIVAKNADTIVSQTLDRGVQIFSTLSTNRKELVEIQTFNFLEKITDENDKKN, encoded by the coding sequence ATGGCAAATCCCGCGCATCTGGCGCAATTGGAAAAGGACATTGAGACTTGGCAGAAATGGAGAAAAAAGAATCCTGAAAGCGTTTTTACAGAGTGTAAAAGGGAAAAGTTTGTCGGAGCTGATTTTGCAAGAGCTAACCTTGAGGGGGTCAACCTTGAGGGGGTCAACCTTGAGGGGGCTAACCTTGAGGGGGCTAACCTTGAGGGGGCAAACCTTGAGTGGGCAAACCTTGAGGGGGCAAACCTTGAGAGAGCAAACCTTGAGGGAGCGAGCCTTGTAGGGACGGACCTCAAAAGGGCAAACCTCATAGGAGCAAATCTCAAAAAGGCGGACCTCAAAAGGGCAAACCTCATAGGGGCACATCTCATGGGGGCTAAGTTGGATAAGGCGAACATCCAGACGGCGTTCCTCATAAAGGCGAATCTTGAAACAGCGGATCTTGAAGCGGCGGATCTTAAGGGTGCCAGTCTCCAAAAGGCCAATCTCAGAGGGGCGAATCTTAAGGCGGCGATACTCTTTAGGACGAATCTCAGGGGAACCAACCTCAATAGGGCAAACCTCCAGGGGACAAACTTCAGAGAGGCTGAACTCATGACTGCACACCTCGTGAAGGCGAACCTTGAGAAAGCGAACCTCGAACGGGCCGACTTTCAAGGAGCGAACCTCCAAGGAGCTGATCTCCGAAAGGCCGTCTTGGCAAAAACCATATTCTCCTCTGCTCAAGATCTCGAGCGACTGTGCTTTCCACTGAGCAGCGAACAACTCGCCGGATGTATGTTTAAAGAGGAGGCAAATTTTTATGACAGATTTGAAAAGGAAGAGTCGCTGGCCCCCCAAAGAGTAGGAGAATATCCTATCCCTCGTATGGTAGTGCACTACACAGACAAAACCCCATGGACGCCCTATGAAATGGTACTCTTTTTTGGCGCGATCCACGACATTTACAACAAAATTATGTACTTGCTGACAACAGAAGATAAGGATCAGGAAACACTTGTAAAAAATTTGCTTAATCCGACCCGCACTCGACCTCTCCCGCAAAACAATTTGGCTGTGACTAATGTTGACTATGGTTCTATGACGACTGAGTTTGTCAATGCCTATACCCTTCTCAAAGATTACGTCCCGGGAACTGTCAAAGCGACCACAGCCTTGTTTTTGACAAGTTACGCAGTCAAGGTAATCACTCAAGCGATCATCAAAATCGCGGCAGCTATCAAAAGCACCAACGAAGCCAGGGCAAGCAAATATGCCCAAGCTCAAGCCAAGGCCAACCTCCGAAAAACCGAAGTTGAAATACGCAATGCTGAGCTCGAGGGTGATCTGCTTAACCAAAAAGTCATGTCGAATAATCTCAAGGCATCTGCTGTCGCACTTTCCGAGGAACAAAATTTGCTGGCCACAGTTCGCGCTGAGCATGCAAAGGAGGAATTGGTTCATAATTCCAACGGATACAAAACCATGGTCAAATATGTCACCGAACACGCCTCGAATCCGATCGTAGCAAAAAATGCCGATACCATTGTCTCGCAAACCCTTGACCGGGGAGTACAGATATTCTCCACCCTCTCCACCAACCGAAAAGAACTTGTAGAGATTCAAACATTCAATTTTTTGGAAAAAATAACAGATGAAAACGACAAAAAGAATTAA